GCAGACGTCTTTCCAGGGTCTCCAGTGATCTGGGacatccacatcaataacatacaCACCAATAATAACCCAAAAAAAAATACTAGCATATATCATGTTGATGTACAGTAGAAGTTTATAGAATACAGAGACCTTTCAGATTTAATACATAAAAAGTTAACTCTTCCCAATGCTCTAACAAAGTGTAATAGAAAAATGTTGTTTAAGATGCCTAGGCAGTTAAAGCCACTGAAATCATCACATTTCCCATAATTATCATTTCAGGTTTATGTCAATCATATATCAAGTGTCAGTCATAGGACGAAATTGAAGAATGAAGTAACATATATTCAACGATCTGACTAAAAATCACCTCAATAGTCAGTGTATGCTCTGAGATATCAACAACTTTTGCTCTAAAGATGTCCACCAACCACATGATCTAAAATTTAAAGCCAATTACGAAAGATCAGGTATTGAATACAAAGCCATGAAGAAAAACACCAATACCCTAAAACTATATGAGTTCTAAATTTTCTTAAAGCATAATTTTGTAGGCCGACTCAGCCAAATTCCACATATTAGGTCAATAACAGATAGAAAGCAGTCCTGATTGGTGATAATTGCTTCACACAGAACAACACATATGAAACCAACAATTGTAACCATAGAGTTGATAGCACAGCAAATGTACAAAAGATGCACAAAGAATTATGTGCAAACACCTGGTTGgcatttaaaataattgaaacatCACACTCTTCTTTGTGTTTAAGGAATCACCCACTAATTATGAAACGGCCATCTGATAATAATAAGTTTTCCAACAATACACAAGAACAAAATCTTTGCAAGCTCATTGACATTATTTATACAGTTTTCCTGGGAGGCAACAAACATTAGCTTAACAAAGACAGGAAAAAATTACAGATAATAacttaaattgaaataaacATGTAGAAGCGAccacaaaaaatttaaaatatttttataggcTTAAATCTGAAGGAGCTTTAGATAAAGTTTTCACATTTCATCAGTGACAAATAGCATAAGAATATCCATAGCCTATAGAACATAATGGCTACATGAACAGCTTATCTTTCTTAAGATTAGAGGAGTCATGCCTGCCTATTTTTACTAGATAAAGAACAAACTAAATGCTACATCATTACCTCAGGACGTGTACTTGGATCCACATTAAGTTTTATAAGCATCAGTTCACGTTCTACTTGTGGTTCCCTAGAGATATCTTCCACCTGGTGCATCCAAACAAATTAGTAAAAGAAGTGCAGAATAAACAGTCAGAGAGAATTGCTTCAAGAGGACTATGCTTATGTTAAGAATAACTTCATTGTCCAGCAAAAAAGTTACAGGCTAATGCGGATGAGTCTTATACCTTTATGACATTCACAAGCTTGTTAAGTTGTTCTACTACTTGCTGCAGAACGTTATCAGTTCCACGGACAACTATGGTAAAGAGAGCCTTATCCTTGTTCAAACCAACTGCAAGGGACTCGATGTTGTAACCCCTTCTAGCAAAAACGCCCGCAATCCTGTTTATTATTCCACTTTCATCGCCAACGAAAACCGATATCGTGTGCCATAGCAGCCTGAAATTAAAACCATATGAcaaatttatgaaatttttttcaaaaagattACTTCTTGAAAACCAATACAATGGAAGTTACTTCTTGAAAACCAATACAATGGAAGTATCTACTCTCTTCATCCCCAAGACACAAAGCTCAAAACTTTACCATGAAACAGAAATGAGGAAACACTTATCCAATTTAATGCGTATAACAAATATGATACAGAAATGGTAAAAAGCAAAAACAGTATGCCATACAATCACAATAAGCAGCCCAAACagaaaaattagtaaaatttgtCGGCTAAACCCATCAAATGAAAGACAAGAAAACAACATCAAACAGTACCCTTTCACGTCAACCTGTATAAGGGGAAAAGAAGAATCCATATTTGCAGGCGACATGAATGGAGACGAGAAGGCAGAGAGAAACATAAATTAAAGACAAACAGAAGTAAAAAGAAGTTGAAATAGAGGTAAAACCCGACTTGGGGGGAGAAAAAGCAGACACTGAGCGGGTAACAGGGGCAGCATTTCCATTGTCTTTCCTAATGCTAGCAGAGACCTTGACCACGGCATTAGTCCTCCGAGTATGTGGACGGAGAAAATGAAGAGAGACAACGCTGCTGCTAGCTGAAAAGCCATTACTAAAATCCAGTCTGAAACATGGTTCTCGGGTTGTGGTTGAAGTTGAGTAGGGTAAAATGGAAGCTGCCATGT
This genomic interval from Manihot esculenta cultivar AM560-2 chromosome 12, M.esculenta_v8, whole genome shotgun sequence contains the following:
- the LOC110627279 gene encoding acetolactate synthase small subunit 1, chloroplastic isoform X7, with the protein product MAASILPYSTSTTTREPCFRLDFSNGFSASSSVVSLHFLRPHTRRTNAVVKVSASIRKDNGNAAPVTRSVSAFSPPKLLWHTISVFVGDESGIINRIAGVFARRGYNIESLAVGLNKDKALFTIVVRGTDNVLQQVVEQLNKLVNVIKVEDISREPQVERELMLIKLNVDPSTRPEIMWLVDIFRAKVVDISEHTLTIEITGDPGKTSAVLRNLSKFRIKELSRTGKGDVYPVEPYNDDSVNQVLDAHWGVIYDDDSLAVGPAERERLSRITTVIPGTDESIGKLVLHLHKLIDMHEVRDITHLPFAERELMLIKIAVNTAARRDVLDIASIFRAKAVDVSDHTITLELTGDLNKMAALQRLLEPYGICEVARTGRVALVRESGVDSTYLRGYPLPL
- the LOC110627279 gene encoding acetolactate synthase small subunit 1, chloroplastic isoform X5, whose product is MAASILPYSTSTTTREPCFRLDFSNGFSASSSVVSLHFLRPHTRRTNAVVKVSASIRKDNGNAAPVTRSVSAFSPPKLLWHTISVFVGDESGIINRIAGVFARRGYNIESLAVGLNKDKALFTIVVRGTDNVLQQVVEQLNKLVNVIKVEDISREPQVERELMLIKLNVDPSTRPEIMWLVDIFRAKVVDISEHTLTIEITGDPGKTSAVLRNLSKFRIKELSRTGKIAVRRERMGETAPFWRFSAAAYPDLDKAQPNDVLSSNPTNSFTWNSNGSINGSMISSSKGDVYPVEPYNDDSVNQVLDAHWGVIYDDDSSGLRSHTLSMLVNDSPGVLNMVTGVISRRGYNIQSLAVGPAERERLSRITTVIPGTDESIGKLVLHLHKLIDMHEIGKGQKEKKELEVGENQMSGLYVAH